A window of the Cicer arietinum cultivar CDC Frontier isolate Library 1 chromosome 6, Cicar.CDCFrontier_v2.0, whole genome shotgun sequence genome harbors these coding sequences:
- the LOC101500993 gene encoding pentatricopeptide repeat-containing protein At2g13600-like: MSSYMQISQKFYDAFKHCGFSLKSPHIARKLHAQLILSGLDTSLFLLNNLLHMYSNCALLHDAFQVFQETNHRNIFTWNTMIHALVDSGRMSQAEKLFDEMPVRVRDSVSWTTMLSGYVQNGIYARSVETFSLMLRESNDRGENYDPFSFTSVMKACGSLGYTRLGVQLHALVVKLGFGMQTCIQNSLVGMYVKCGDIGLAKSVFFEIERPSLFCWNSMIYGYSQTYGPYKAFQIFSRMPERDEVSWNTMISIFSQHGFGVQCLAMFVEMCNQGFSPNFMTYGSVLSACAGISDLEWGAHLHARIIRTEHGLDLVLGNGLIDMYAKCGCLGLAKRVFNSLREHDHVSWNSLIAGVANFGLDEDALILFNQMRQSSTVLDEFILPTVLGVCSGQNYAATGELLHGYTIKSGMDSSVPVGNAIITMYAKCGDTDKANLVFRSMPLRNTISWTAMITAFSRSGDIDKAQEYFDTMPERNTVTWNSMLSTYVQNGFSEEGLKLYVSMRNYGVQPDWITFTTSIRACADLAIVKLGTQVVSHATKFGLSSNVSVANSIVTMYSRCGLIKEAKNAFGSIDAKDLISWNAMLAAFAQNGLGRKVIETFEDMLRTKCKPDHISYVSVLSGCSHMGLVVEGKHYFDSMTQVFGISPTNEHFACMVDLLGRAGLLEQAKNLIEGMPFKPNAIVWGSLLGACRIHRDLRLAETAAKKLMELDVEDSGGYVLLANIYGETGELENVADMRKLMKAKGIRKSPGCSWIEVDNRVHVFTVDDTDHPQIKEVYIKLEEMMKKIEDTGKYISVDSSVHRNQKYHSEKLAFAFGLLNLPPWMPIHVMKNLRVCDDCHLVIKLFSLVTSRELIMRDGYRFHHFKDGVCSCKDYW; the protein is encoded by the coding sequence ATGTCTTCTTACATGCAAATTTCTCAGAAATTTTACGATGCTTTCAAGCATTGTGGCTTCTCTCTCAAATCTCCACACATTGCTCGCAAACTTCATGCTCAACTTATTCTCTCCGGTTTAGACACTTCCCTTTTCTTACTCAACAATCTTCTCCACATGTACTCCAACTGTGCCTTATTACACGATGCTTTTCAAGTTTTTCAAGAGACCAATCATCGTAACATATTCACTTGGAATACAATGATACATGCTTTAGTTGATTCTGGTCGAATGAGTCAAGCAGAGAAACTGTTTGATGAAATGCCTGTCAGAGTTAGAGATTCTGTTTCTTGGACTACTATGTTATCTGGTTATGTTCAAAATGGCATTTATGCTCGTAGCGTTGAAACTTTTAGTTTAATGCTTCGCGAATCGAATGATCGAGGTGAGAATTATGACCCGTTTTCGTTTACTAGTGTAATGAAAGCTTGTGGCTCTCTTGGGTATACTCGGTTGGGTGTTCAGTTACATGCCTTGGTTGTTAAGTTAGGTTTTGGAATGCAAACTTGTATACAAAATTCGCTTGTTGGTATGTATGTTAAGTGTGGAGATATCGGTTTGGCCAAGAGTGTTTTCTTTGAAATTGAAAGACCAAGTTTGTTTTGTTGGAATAGTATGATTTATGGTTATTCACAAACGTATGGACCTTATAAAGCTTTTCAGATATTTAGCCGAATGCCTGAACGTGACGAGGTTTCTTGGAACACAATGATCTCAATTTTCTCTCAACATGGTTTTGGGGTTCAATGTCTTGCCATGTTTGTCGAGATGTGTAATCAGGGTTTTAGTCCGAATTTCATGACTTATGGCAGTGTGCTCAGTGCATGTGCCGGAATTTCTGATCTGGAATGGGGTGCCCATTTACATGCTCGGATTATTCGGACAGAACATGGCTTGGATTTGGTTTTGGGAAATGGTCTTATAGATATGTATGCCAAATGTGGATGCTTAGGATTGGCGAAGCGTGTGTTTAACAGTTTAAGGGAACACGATCACGTTTCGTGGAATAGTTTGATCGCTGGGGTGGCAAATTTTGGCCTTGATGAAGATGCTTTGATATTGTTTAACCAAATGAGACAGAGTTCTACGGTGTTGGATGAATTTATTCTTCCCACCGTTCTTGGTGTTTGTTCAGGTCAAAATTATGCTGCTACTGGGGAACTACTTCATGGATATACAATCAAAAGTGGGATGGATTCCTCTGTTCCTGTAGGGAATGCAATCATTACAATGTATGCAAAGTGTGGAGATACCGACAAAGCTAACCTTGTGTTTAGGTCAATGCCACTAAGAAATACCATATCATGGACCGCCATGATCACTGCATTCTCTCGGAGTGGAGACATTGACAAAGCTCAAGAGTATTTTGATACGATGCCTGAGCGGAACACGGTAACTTGGAACTCGATGTTAAGCACATATGTTCAAAATGGTTTCTCTGAAGAAGGTCTCAAACTGTATGTTTCCATGAGGAACTATGGAGTCCAACCGGATTGGATCACTTTCACAACTTCAATTCGGGCCTGCGCTGACTTGGCTATAGTTAAACTTGGGACGCAGGTTGTATCTCATGCTACAAAGTTTGGACTCAGTTCGAATGTTTCAGTTGCAAACAGTATCGTTACTATGTATTCAAGATGTGGACTAATCAAAGAAGCAAAGAATGCTTTCGGCTCAATAGATGCCAAAGATTTGATTTCCTGGAATGCTATGCTTGCAGCATTTGCTCAAAATGGTTTAGGTAGGAAAGTAATTGAAACTTTCGAGGATATGTTGAGGACGAAGTGTAAACCTGATCATATAAGCTATGTTTCTGTTTTATCTGGGTGCAGCCACATGGGGCTTGTCGTCGAAGGGAAACATTACTTTGATTCCATGACTCAAGTTTTCGGCATTTCTCCAACAAATGAACACTTCGCTTGTATGGTAGATCTGCTCGGACGAGCAGGGTTACTAGAACAAGCCAAGAATTTGATAGAAGGAATGCCTTTTAAACCAAATGCGATCGTTTGGGGTTCTCTGCTAGGTGCATGCCGAATCCATCGTGATCTGAGACTAGCAGAAACTGCTGCAAAGAAGTTGATGGAATTAGATGTTGAAGATTCTGGAGGCTATGTCCTTTTAGCAAATATATATGGTGAAACTGGTGAGTTAGAAAATGTTGCTGATATGAGAAAACTTATGAAAGCGAAAGGAATTCGAAAGAGTCCAGGTTGTAGTTGGATAGAGGTTGATAATAGAGTACATGTTTTCACTGTAGATGATACTGATCATCCACAGATAAAAGAAGTTTATATAAAACTTGAggagatgatgaagaagatagAAGATACAGGAAAATATATTAGTGTAGACTCTTCTGTTCATAGGAATCAGAAATACCACAGTGAAAAGCTGGCCTTTGCTTTTGGGTTGCTTAATCTGCCACCTTGGATGCCAATACATGTAATGAAGAATCTCCGCGTATGCGATGATTGTCACTTGGTAATAAAGCTGTTTTCTTTAGTCACCTCAAGGGAACTTATAATGAGAGATGGATATAGATTTCATCATTTTAAGGATGGGGTTTGCTCTTGTAAGGACTATTGGTAA
- the LOC101511367 gene encoding putative pentatricopeptide repeat-containing protein At1g68930, with protein MLSSIVDSLSNPHTLLANFMFNFILSGLDTSFFLLNNLLHMYSNCALLRNAFQVFHETNHRNIFTWNTMIHALVDSGRMSQAEKLFDEMPVRVRDSVSWTSMISGYVQNGIYARSVQTFSLMLRESNDRGENYDPFSFTSVMKACGSLGYTRLGVQLHALVVKLGFGMQTCIQISLVGMYVKCGDIGLAKSVFFEIERPSLFCWNNMIYGYSQTYGPYKAFQIYS; from the coding sequence ATGCTTTCAAGCATTGTGGATTCTCTCTCAAATCCCCACACATTGCTCGCAAACTTCATGTTCAACTTTATTCTCTCCGGTTTAGACACTTCCTTTTTCTTACTCAACAATCTTCTCCACATGTACTCCAATTGTGCCTTATTACGCAATGCTTTTCAAGTTTTTCATGAGACCAATCATCGTAACATATTCACTTGGAACACAATGATACATGCTTTAGTTGATTCTGGTCGAATGAGTCAAGCAGAGAAACTGTTTGATGAAATGCCTGTCAGAGTTAGAGATTCTGTTTCTTGGACTAGTATGATATCTGGTTATGTTCAAAATGGCATTTATGCTCGTAGCGTTCAAACTTTTAGTTTAATGCTTCGCGAATCGAATGATCGAGGTGAGAATTATGACCCGTTTTCGTTTACTAGTGTAATGAAAGCTTGTGGCTCTCTTGGGTATACTCGGTTGGGTGTTCAGTTACATGCCTTGGTTGTTAAGTTAGGTTTTGGAATGCAAACTTGTATACAGATTTCGCTTGTTGGTATGTATGTTAAGTGTGGAGATATCGGTTTGGCCAAGAGTGTTTTCTTTGAAATTGAAAGACCAAGTTTGTTTTGTTGGAATAATATGATTTATGGTTATTCACAAACGTATGGACCTTATAAAGCTTTTCAGATATATAGCTGA